One Candidatus Kryptobacter tengchongensis DNA window includes the following coding sequences:
- a CDS encoding Imidazolonepropionase, producing the protein MRKKIFLLFVLPVLILAQQQTKPVEGLRDNPPKVFALTNVKIFQSPGKTIEKGTVIIRNGLIESVGVNVQIPPDAQVIDLSGKVVYPGFIDLYTNYGMPKQRERTQTEGGQAETPQSREVKKGADNWNPNVLSHKLAVNEFTPDPKEAEKLRSQGFTVVLSIPNEGIFKGKSALVTLSEGKAPNDIIIKPIVAHHIAFIRGFGRDIYPNSLMGNIALIRQTFLDAQWYASAWDAFSKNPSIQRPEINSSLEALLGALKGEPVTFETNDELDFLRCAKIAKEFSLNALMVGSGYEYRRAEAIKNTGFPVILPLNFPKPPDVENPDDADNIDLRTLKHWYNAPENPKKLYEAGVTFAFTTYRLENPSEFLQRVREAVERGLPEDVALSALTVTPAKLIGLDKLLGTVEPGKMANLVITDKNIFDEDAKILQVWIDGEKYDVEGLPEFDPRGEWKAQLNNDTFSLNIAGQLKNLRGRIRKGDKSVNLIRVGLFDNNLTIAFNGDSIGMSGVIRISAFVKKKEIEGYAELLSGERLIFKAVKVSEPRDETPRRTKKVRFEPLPIVYPDGAFGFLKQPEQPEYILVKNATIWTCSKSGKLENADMLIRRGIIERIGKNIEPPKGAVVIDATGKHVTPGIIDAHSHTAISGGVNESTQAITAEVRIQDVINSDDINIYRQLAGGVTTANLLHGSANPIGGQNAVVKYRWGSLPDELIFKEAPAGIKFALGENVKQSNWGDRYTTRYPQTRMGVEQIIRDAFKSALDYERAWNTYREESKRKILIPPRRDLQTEALLEILKGQRLVHAHSYRQDEILMLLRVAEDFGFRIATLQHVLEGYKIAEAIAKHGAGASTFSDWWAYKFEVYDAIPHNGALMEKVGVITSFNSDSDELARRLNLEAAKAIKYGGLSEEEALKLVTINPAKQLRIDKYVGSLEPGKHADFVIWSGNPLSTYTICEQTWIEGRKYFDRNEDLKMREEAKKLKNFIIQKILEVKSAARPQPQFTTQAN; encoded by the coding sequence ATGAGAAAGAAAATATTTCTTCTTTTCGTTTTACCTGTTTTAATCCTAGCTCAACAACAGACAAAGCCAGTTGAAGGTTTAAGAGACAACCCTCCTAAAGTTTTCGCTCTCACAAATGTTAAAATCTTCCAATCGCCAGGGAAAACAATTGAAAAAGGGACAGTTATTATAAGAAATGGGTTGATTGAATCAGTTGGTGTAAATGTTCAAATACCGCCGGATGCACAAGTAATTGATCTTTCAGGGAAGGTGGTTTACCCTGGATTCATTGATCTTTACACAAATTATGGTATGCCAAAGCAAAGAGAACGAACACAAACGGAAGGAGGTCAAGCTGAAACACCTCAATCTCGGGAAGTTAAAAAAGGCGCCGACAATTGGAATCCAAATGTGCTTTCACACAAACTTGCTGTTAATGAATTTACGCCAGATCCAAAAGAAGCTGAAAAATTAAGGTCACAGGGTTTTACAGTTGTGCTTTCAATCCCAAATGAAGGAATTTTCAAGGGGAAAAGCGCTCTTGTAACTTTATCAGAAGGTAAAGCACCGAATGATATTATAATTAAACCCATCGTTGCACATCATATTGCTTTCATCCGTGGTTTCGGAAGAGATATTTATCCAAATTCATTAATGGGGAACATTGCTTTAATTCGTCAAACATTCCTTGATGCACAATGGTATGCCTCAGCGTGGGATGCGTTTTCAAAAAATCCATCTATTCAAAGACCAGAGATAAATTCTTCGCTTGAAGCCTTGTTGGGCGCATTGAAAGGTGAACCAGTTACATTTGAAACAAATGATGAGCTTGATTTTTTAAGATGCGCAAAAATTGCAAAGGAATTCTCTCTTAATGCCTTGATGGTGGGAAGCGGTTATGAATATCGCAGAGCAGAAGCGATAAAAAATACAGGTTTCCCAGTAATTCTACCACTCAATTTCCCCAAACCGCCAGATGTTGAAAATCCAGATGACGCTGATAACATTGACCTCAGAACTTTAAAACATTGGTATAATGCTCCTGAAAATCCCAAAAAATTATATGAGGCTGGGGTAACATTTGCATTTACAACATATCGTCTTGAAAATCCATCTGAATTCCTGCAAAGGGTTCGTGAGGCAGTAGAAAGAGGACTACCTGAAGATGTCGCCCTCTCAGCTTTAACAGTTACACCTGCAAAACTTATCGGACTTGACAAACTTCTTGGAACAGTTGAACCTGGAAAAATGGCAAACCTCGTTATCACCGACAAAAATATATTTGATGAAGATGCAAAGATTCTCCAAGTATGGATTGATGGGGAAAAATATGATGTTGAAGGTCTACCTGAATTTGATCCAAGAGGTGAATGGAAAGCTCAACTTAACAATGATACATTTAGCCTCAATATAGCCGGGCAACTTAAAAATCTCAGAGGAAGAATTAGGAAAGGAGATAAATCAGTTAACTTAATCAGAGTTGGTTTGTTTGATAATAACTTGACCATTGCTTTTAATGGTGATTCCATTGGGATGAGCGGAGTTATAAGAATTTCTGCTTTTGTAAAAAAGAAGGAAATTGAAGGTTATGCGGAACTTTTAAGTGGTGAGAGATTAATTTTCAAAGCCGTAAAAGTTTCTGAGCCAAGAGACGAAACACCCCGGAGAACCAAAAAGGTGAGGTTTGAACCTTTACCCATTGTTTATCCCGACGGAGCATTTGGTTTCTTAAAACAACCAGAGCAACCCGAATACATTTTGGTTAAAAATGCAACTATTTGGACATGTTCAAAATCTGGCAAACTTGAAAACGCAGATATGCTCATCCGTCGTGGGATAATTGAAAGAATTGGGAAAAACATTGAGCCACCAAAAGGGGCAGTTGTAATTGACGCCACTGGAAAACATGTAACCCCAGGAATAATTGATGCCCATTCTCACACTGCCATAAGTGGAGGAGTTAATGAATCAACACAAGCAATAACTGCCGAAGTAAGAATTCAAGATGTAATAAACAGTGACGACATAAACATATACCGTCAACTTGCTGGCGGGGTTACAACTGCAAATCTCCTGCATGGCTCCGCAAATCCAATTGGTGGTCAGAATGCAGTCGTAAAATATAGATGGGGCTCACTGCCAGATGAACTTATTTTCAAAGAAGCTCCAGCAGGGATTAAGTTTGCGCTTGGAGAAAATGTAAAACAAAGCAACTGGGGCGATAGATACACAACAAGATATCCACAAACGAGAATGGGAGTTGAACAAATCATAAGAGACGCTTTCAAATCAGCACTTGATTATGAGAGGGCATGGAATACCTATAGAGAAGAAAGCAAGAGAAAAATTTTAATTCCTCCAAGAAGAGACCTTCAAACTGAAGCACTTCTTGAAATCCTTAAAGGGCAACGTCTCGTTCATGCTCACTCTTACAGGCAGGATGAAATCCTTATGCTTTTGAGGGTTGCGGAAGATTTCGGTTTCAGAATCGCAACATTACAACATGTTCTTGAAGGATATAAAATAGCAGAAGCAATCGCAAAACATGGTGCAGGCGCCTCAACATTTAGCGATTGGTGGGCGTATAAATTTGAAGTCTACGACGCAATCCCACATAACGGGGCTTTAATGGAAAAAGTCGGGGTAATTACATCTTTTAACTCTGACAGCGATGAACTCGCACGAAGGTTAAATCTTGAAGCTGCTAAAGCTATCAAATATGGCGGGCTAAGCGAAGAAGAGGCACTAAAACTTGTCACGATAAATCCAGCAAAACAGTTACGAATTGATAAATATGTTGGTTCACTTGAACCCGGGAAACATGCTGATTTTGTAATTTGGAGTGGAAATCCCCTTTCAACTTATACA